The Vibrio coralliirubri DNA window GATTCATTTCTATTACCCAATTTTCAGTTCTGAAATAGATAATAGTGAAGATTGATAAAATTTAGTTTGCCGAAAGGACGCTATTGTTGCTTCTAAAGACTGTCTTTCATTGAGCCTAGAAACGCCCTTGGGGACATCCCAAAGTGCTGAGAGAAGCGACGACTGAAAGCAGAAACATCACTATACCCCACATTTTCGGCAATCAACTGAACCGGTAAATCGGTGTGGGTTAACAAGGCTTGGGCTTTCTCCATACGATATCGAGTGATGTATTTAAGCGCACTGATCCCCAGGCACTCTTTAAAGCGTTTTTTGAATTGAGTGGGACTCAAGCAGGCCGTTTCTGCAAGTTGTGAAATGGATAACGGCTGGGTGTAGTTATCCGCTATCAGCCTTTGTACGGCACGGATTCTTGGGTCGATGCTCTTACTCACTTGTTGTTGCTCTAACAGCAGTGAAAACACATCCAAGATTGATGACTCAATACCACTATCGACCTGATACTCCAGCTGCTTCTCAACAAACAGCAAGAAGCTCATCAAAGGTGGTGTTATCGTGAAAACCGAGAGCTCATGCTCCAACAAGTGCTGCGGCAACTCCGCCATATCTGCGACAATAAACCGCGCGGCTTCATCCGCCTTAAACGCATGCGCTGTGGTTACTGGAATCACCACACATTCGCCCACGGCCACCTTACCGACATACCCCACCATCTCGATATTAATACTGCCTTGGATTGGCAATACCAATTGGTGATGGTCATCATGAGCATGGGTATTAAATTGCTTGGTGTAAGATCGAATGCTTAAGCTAGATTTCATAATCAACGCCGGAGTACATTTCGCTAGGTTAAAGTAAGAGACACAACGTTACATCATCACTTCCCTAGAGTCACACTCAATGCGTATCAAATTCATGCTACCTCGGTGACATGATCAAAAACGGCCTCCAAATGAGAGGCCGTTTTGATTAAAAAGCGTCATTCACATAAAGCTTAGAATGACACTTGGCTATCCTGACCAACCACTACCTGAACACTATTTTGAACATCATAGATTTCAAAACCATCAGCAACTGGATCAGCATTGTCTTCATCACTGTCGAACTGCGCAGTACAGGTATACCCTAATGAGTAAGTACCTGGATCGATGAAGCCCAGAGAGAACTCATAGTTAGTCTGTGCTTGATTCATTGCCACTGACGCTGAAGTGATCGGTTTCACTTCATCACTGCCGCCAATCGGAGCCATGTCAGCTTGTTCAACACTACCTTCATACAAGTACACCGACTGAACAAATGTATTATCACCACCGTTACAAGTGTCATAAGTAGAAAGAGCAACAGTGCCTTCAATGTTTCCTGTCTCAACCGTATTGATAAGGCTTACAGACGTTCTTTGAATAGTGTAATCAGGGAAAGTCGAACTGTTCTTTAGGCCACGTCGAAGATCGAACTCGACAACAAAATCGTTACTTTGCTGGTTCACATTAAATGAGTTATTAAAGTAAAGTACGCCAGCGTTGTCTTCTTTACCCACACCTTGCGGGCACGCGCCTTCACCTTTCACTGTTAACTCACGGATCATATCATCGTTTTCTATCACGTAAGATGGATCTGTTGGGTGATCGCCATCATTGGCAAACACACACAACTTATAGCTGCCTACCGGAATGACCTCATTTTCAATCAAAGGAAGCGCATCGCTGCCCTGGTAATCCAGCAAATTCACACTTAATGGAATCGGATCCTCACCATCTGGCAATGGATCGCCATTTTCATCAACGTAATCGCCGTTTTCGTCCGTTTTATACACATCATAAATCAGTGGCGAACCTCCCCCTTGAGGAAGTAAAGCGACCTTACTGAATGTCACAGTTACGTCTTTAACATCATCAATGGGCGCATCACTCACGCTCAAAGTAATGGGTGTCGTGCTGCTTGATGAACCTGAATCACCGCCACAACCAACAAGCCCAGCCAGCACAAGGCTCGCTAAAGCGGTTTCCTTTAAATACTTCATAACTAATTTCCTATAAATCACTGCTCGATAAAGGGCTTAGTTTGTTGCCCTCTTATTCTTTTCCTTAATGTGACTCATAGACAAACCGCGCTTATGGCCCAAATCGGCTAGCCCTATTATTTAGGGCTGTCTTCATCCAAAAACTCTGTTCATCAAGGTGCACATCTCAGGTCGCACATAGGTTAATTAAGTCTAGTAAGTAAATTGTCAGTAGTCGCACATATTTGGCAAGGTTGCTGTCAATTGTGTTGGAATGGTCGGTATGTATAGGGTCGGAGAGGATGATTGAAAGCACTCAAATCAAAGTCAAAAATCGCCCCCAAGATCAAAAAAGGCCGTTAAGACAGCCTATTGCTGAACTTAAACGACCTTTTTATTGAATGTGGATAAAGCTAATTCGATATTAGCTCATTCAAATTCACTTATTTTTGAAGTTGCTCTTTAGCCGCTTCAACCTTAGAAAAATCTAGGCCAAGCTCTTCAACTGCTTCTTTGATTAGCGCAGGGTTTTGCATTACCTGACCCATCAGCATTTGAAGTTTGTCTTGAGGTAAACCAAGTTGGCTGATCGTCGCCATTGCTGCAAGAGGGTTCTCTGTCAGCGTTTTGAATAGCTCACTGATCTGCTCGTCGCTAATATTGTTCTCTTTCAACATTGCTAAAATCGGGTTCATTTTTTTGCCTTTGAAACACTAAATTAAATAGGAGCACAGCATACCATCTAGCTGTGCTCGATTGTACTAACAAGTGACGCTTTGGTTTAACGCGAACCGCACTTTTCCCAAACGCAAAGAATGCTTGGGCTTAACGAGATTCCAGTGGGTAAGAACGGTAGCTCCACATGCCATAAGTTCTTAGAGCATCACGGTAGATACCTAATAGCTCACCACTGCTCGCTTTCTTAAGATCTTCTAGCGGCTTGTCTGGATAAGAGACCGTATCGAAGGTAATGCCCTGAGGGCCGGTTTGCCAGCTCGCAATTTCAAACAGAGTTTGACCACGACGAACGTGGCTCGCCGAACTAATAATGGTCGCGTGTTTAATATCATGGCGAGCAAGCGCATAGCTACTGAACAAGGCATTACCTACCGTGCTGGTCGCGTAATTCTCTTCAATGATGCGGTCTTTGCTTACCCCTTTTTCGATAAGCCAATCCGCCATTAACTTGCCTTCAGTCTTATGGTTCTTTGGCACACCACCCGTTAACACGATCATTGCATCAGGGTTCGCTTTCGACATTGCTAATGTGGTTTCAAGGCGTTCAATTAAGATTTGATGCATAGAACCATCAGGGGTAAGCGCGTAACCCAAAGTAACAATGGCACCATGTTCATCCAATAAACCTTTGTCCGCCGACTCTTTCAGCGGTGTTTCCAACACGCGATCAACCGTAGCAAAAATGCGTTTGATGTCTTCTGCTCTGCCCTTATTCAGGCTTTCCAGTTTCTCCATGTGCTTGTTGGATTCACTGTCATTGCCTTCGAATCTCTGCCAAACCGCAAGATACGCGTGCAAGTCGACATCGTCTGGCGCAACCGTCAATGCTTGCTCAAATAGCTCAATAGCGCGCTCTGCATTCTTGTTGTAGATCTGAGCATTGGCAGCCGAAATCAACAGGTCAGTACGGTAAGGTTCTAGCTGGTACGCCTCTAACAATCGGTTAGTCACAATTTCCATGTTGCTTGGCATTTTAGCCGTGAAGCCCGCGTGTGAAATTCTTGCCGGAGACTTAAACGCCTGC harbors:
- a CDS encoding DUF4382 domain-containing protein is translated as MKYLKETALASLVLAGLVGCGGDSGSSSSTTPITLSVSDAPIDDVKDVTVTFSKVALLPQGGGSPLIYDVYKTDENGDYVDENGDPLPDGEDPIPLSVNLLDYQGSDALPLIENEVIPVGSYKLCVFANDGDHPTDPSYVIENDDMIRELTVKGEGACPQGVGKEDNAGVLYFNNSFNVNQQSNDFVVEFDLRRGLKNSSTFPDYTIQRTSVSLINTVETGNIEGTVALSTYDTCNGGDNTFVQSVYLYEGSVEQADMAPIGGSDEVKPITSASVAMNQAQTNYEFSLGFIDPGTYSLGYTCTAQFDSDEDNADPVADGFEIYDVQNSVQVVVGQDSQVSF
- a CDS encoding helix-turn-helix domain-containing protein, whose amino-acid sequence is MKSSLSIRSYTKQFNTHAHDDHHQLVLPIQGSINIEMVGYVGKVAVGECVVIPVTTAHAFKADEAARFIVADMAELPQHLLEHELSVFTITPPLMSFLLFVEKQLEYQVDSGIESSILDVFSLLLEQQQVSKSIDPRIRAVQRLIADNYTQPLSISQLAETACLSPTQFKKRFKECLGISALKYITRYRMEKAQALLTHTDLPVQLIAENVGYSDVSAFSRRFSQHFGMSPRAFLGSMKDSL
- a CDS encoding DUF2999 family protein — translated: MNPILAMLKENNISDEQISELFKTLTENPLAAMATISQLGLPQDKLQMLMGQVMQNPALIKEAVEELGLDFSKVEAAKEQLQK
- a CDS encoding YdcF family protein, with translation MKKNIIALALGGMLAFGATPYSFAANDGAVQASADYAQLVTKRQVVDQLLLDALQAFKSPARISHAGFTAKMPSNMEIVTNRLLEAYQLEPYRTDLLISAANAQIYNKNAERAIELFEQALTVAPDDVDLHAYLAVWQRFEGNDSESNKHMEKLESLNKGRAEDIKRIFATVDRVLETPLKESADKGLLDEHGAIVTLGYALTPDGSMHQILIERLETTLAMSKANPDAMIVLTGGVPKNHKTEGKLMADWLIEKGVSKDRIIEENYATSTVGNALFSSYALARHDIKHATIISSASHVRRGQTLFEIASWQTGPQGITFDTVSYPDKPLEDLKKASSGELLGIYRDALRTYGMWSYRSYPLESR